One part of the Lycium ferocissimum isolate CSIRO_LF1 chromosome 8, AGI_CSIRO_Lferr_CH_V1, whole genome shotgun sequence genome encodes these proteins:
- the LOC132067854 gene encoding pentatricopeptide repeat-containing protein At1g26460, mitochondrial isoform X1, with protein sequence MNLLADWMTTKRWEEMKQLFEFWIRSLDRNGKPNKPDANLFNHYLRANLMMGASADDLLGLASQMEDYGLVANTASHNLILKAMFQSGEPLMWVDKAVKLLERMIQTGKEYKEALPDEESYDLVIGLLFKADLIDDALKYVDSALKSGYKLSMNVFNECVRSCVFNNRLDILVSIIDRCKKTDQNKGLLPPWNMCTHLADVALQADNSELAFSSLEFFVKWVVRGESVRPPVLLTVDEGLLVAALGTAGRTYNAKLLNGAWEVLKRSLRQMRAPNPESFLAKIYAHASLGQLQNAFAALHEFEKAYGSSNEESAEELFSPFTSLNPLAVACCRNGFATLDSVYYQLENLSRADPPYKSVAALNCVILGCANIWDIDRAYQTFAAIESAFGLTPNIHSYNALIYAFGKLGKRDEATKVYEHFMDIGVKPNEMTYSLLVDAHLIKREPKAAISVVDEMVQAQYKPSKEMLKKIRRRCTREMDYESDDRVEELTKKFNIRMGTENRRNMLFNLEYNTEYAG encoded by the exons ATGAATCTTCTTGCTGATTGGATGACAACAAAAAGATGGGAGGAAATGAAACAACTGTTTGAGTTTTGGATTAGGTCATTGGATAGGAATGGGAAACCTAATAAACCCGATGCGAATTTGTTTAATCATTATTTAAGAGCCAATTTAATGATGGGTGCTAGTGCTGATGATTTGTTGGGATTAGCTAGTCAAATGGAGGATTATGGACTTGTTGCTAATACAGCTTCGCATAATTTGATCTTGAAAGCTATGTTTCAATCTGGTGAACCGTTAATGTGGGTTGATAAAGCTGTTAAATTGCTCGAACG GATGATTCAGACTGGAAAAGAGTATAAAGAAGCTTTGCCTGATGAGGAGTCATATGACTTGGTTATTGGCTTGCTATTTAAGGCCGACCTTATTGATGATGCCTTGAAATATGTTGATTCAGCCTTAAAATCTGGGTATAAGCTATCCATGAATGTATTCAACGAGTGTGTGCGAAGCTGTGTCTTCAACAACAGGCTGGATATATTGGTGTCAATAATAGACAGATGCAAG AAAACAGATCAGAACAAAGGCCTGCTGCCGCCTTGGAACATGTGCACACACCTTGCTGACGTTGCACTACAGGCAGATAATAGTGAACTAGCTTTTTCTTCCTTGGAGTTTTTTGTAAAATGGGTCGTTAGAGGTGAGAGTGTGAGGCCTCCTGTTTTACTCACTGTTGATGAAGGTCTGCTTGTGGCTGCACTTGGAACTGCTGGTAGAACTTACAATGCTAAACTCCTTAATGGTGCTTGGGAAGTCCTTAAGCGCTCACTAAGGCAAATGAGGGCCCCTAACCCTGAATCTTTCCTTGCGAAGATATATGCCCACGCGTCACTGGGGCAATTGCAGAATGCTTTTGCTGCCCTGCATGAGTTTGAGAAAGCTTATGGTAGTTCTAACGAAGAGAGTGCAGAAGAACTATTTTCTCCCTTTACCTCTTTGAATCCACTAGCTGTTGCTTGCTGCAGGAATGGTTTTGCCACTTTGGATTCT GTTTACTATCAGCTGGAGAATTTGAGCCGAGCAGACCCCCCTTACAAGTCTGTTGCTGCACTCAATTGTGTAATTTTAGGCTGTGCTAACATATGGGATATTGATCGTGCTTATCAGACATTTGCTGCAATCGAATCCGCTTTTGGATTAACCCCAAATATCCATTCATACAATGCGCTGATATATGCATTTGGGAAGCTTGGCAAG AGGGATGAAGCCACAAAAGTCTATGAGCACTTCATGGATATAGGCGTGAAGCCAAATGAAATGACGTATTCTCTACTTGTTGATGCTCATCTTATTAAGCGAGAACCTAAAGCCGCAATTTCAGTTGTTGACGAGATG GTGCAGGCTCAGTATAAACCTTCCAAGGAGATGCTGAAAAAGATCCGAAGGCGATGTACTCGAGAAATGGATTATGAATCTGATGATCGAGTCGAGGAGTTAACCAAAAAGTTTAACATCCGAATGGGCACAGAGAATCGTCGGAACATGCTCTTTAATCTTGAATACAACACAGAATATGCTGGTTAG
- the LOC132067856 gene encoding uncharacterized protein LOC132067856 isoform X2 → MGQNTGASGKSKKVEEEMKKETLEGEEEVEEHDEQDGMSVHSPCKPQSSALRKVELEIRLLEALEIYPPAKLRGIHRHFVLYGLTEYLRRSFNRQFAPDDVLKLLDRFYNLDMVKPDDEDAEILNQEEEFCLPQSYFSKEES, encoded by the exons ATGGGGCAAAACACAGGTGCAAGTGGCAAAAGCAAGAAAGtagaagaagaaatgaagaaagaaacattagaaggagaagaagaagttgaagaacatgATGAACAAGATGGAATGTCTGTTCATTCTCCTTGTAAACCTCAATCTTCTGCTCTTAGAAAg GTGGAATTGGAGATAAGGTTGTTGGAGGCTCTTGAAATCTATCCCCCCGCCAAATTGAGAG GCATACATCGTCATTTTGTCCTTTACGGCTTAACAGAATACCTTCGTAGAAG CTTCAATAGGCAGTTTGCTCCTGATGATGTTTTGAAGCTGCTAGATCGCTTCTACAACTTGGATATGGTG AAACCAGATGATGAGGATGCAGAAATCCTAAATCAGGAGGAAGAGTTTTGCCTGCCACAAAGTTATTTCTCGAAGGAGGAATCTTGA
- the LOC132067856 gene encoding uncharacterized protein LOC132067856 isoform X1, which produces MGQNTGASGKSKKVEEEMKKETLEGEEEVEEHDEQDGMSVHSPCKPQSSALRKEQSQVELEIRLLEALEIYPPAKLRGIHRHFVLYGLTEYLRRSFNRQFAPDDVLKLLDRFYNLDMVKPDDEDAEILNQEEEFCLPQSYFSKEES; this is translated from the exons ATGGGGCAAAACACAGGTGCAAGTGGCAAAAGCAAGAAAGtagaagaagaaatgaagaaagaaacattagaaggagaagaagaagttgaagaacatgATGAACAAGATGGAATGTCTGTTCATTCTCCTTGTAAACCTCAATCTTCTGCTCTTAGAAAg GAGCAATCGCAGGTGGAATTGGAGATAAGGTTGTTGGAGGCTCTTGAAATCTATCCCCCCGCCAAATTGAGAG GCATACATCGTCATTTTGTCCTTTACGGCTTAACAGAATACCTTCGTAGAAG CTTCAATAGGCAGTTTGCTCCTGATGATGTTTTGAAGCTGCTAGATCGCTTCTACAACTTGGATATGGTG AAACCAGATGATGAGGATGCAGAAATCCTAAATCAGGAGGAAGAGTTTTGCCTGCCACAAAGTTATTTCTCGAAGGAGGAATCTTGA